GAAAAAGGGGCCGCGCGGCATTCCACCGCGCGGCCCCTCTTTTTTTTGCGCCGGACTATTTGCCGCCGGCGGCGATCCAGTCGTCGATCTTGGCTTCGAGCACGGTGAGCGGGATATTGCCGCTGTCGAGCACCTGTTCGTGGAAGTGGCGGATGTCGAAATCCTCGCCCAGCGCGGTTTCGGCGCGCGCGCGCAGTTCCTTGATCTTCAATTCGCCGATCTTGTAGCCCAGCGCCTGCCCCGGCATGGCGATGTAGCGCGCGACCTCGTTTTCCGAATAATCGCGCGGATTGCCGTTCTCGACCATGTATTCGACCGCCTGTTCGCGGGTCCAGCCGAGCGCGTGCATGCCGGTATCGACCACCAGCCGCACCGCGCGCTTCAATTCGCCATCCTCGAGCGCCTGCAACCGGTCGACCGGATCGTCATACAGGCCGAGCTCGTAACCGAGGCTTTCGGCATAGAGCGCCCAGCCCTCGCCATAGGCAGTGAACCAACCGTGCCGCAGCAGATCGGGCAGGCTCTCGTCCTCGACCGCGAACATCACCTGGAAGTGATGGCCGGGATTGCCTTCGTGCATGTAGAGCCGGACGGACGGGCTCAGTTCGCGCTCGGCCGCGTTCCAGCCGCTGAAATAGAAGGTGCCGGGGCGCGAGCCATCGGCCTTGCCCGGCTGGTAGGACGCGGCGAGGAAGAACTGCTCGCGATAGGGCTCGTAGGGCTCGATCCGCAGCTCGGTTTCGGGCTGGCGCAGGAACAGCGGGCCGATCTTCGCATCGACCTTCCGGCCGACTTCGTACCATGCTTCCTGCAACGATCCCTTGTTCTTGTAGACCGGCGGGCGGCGGTCGCCGCGCTCGGCGATCGCCTGCTGGCGCGCCTCGTTGATCCGCGCGACTTCGGACAGGCCCAGCCGGTGCACCTCTTCCGCGGTCAGCGGCAGCGTGGTCATCTCGGCGATCCGGTAGGCGTAATAGGCATCGCCGCCGGGTGTTGCGGTGGCGCCGATGCTGGTGCGTGCCTGCGGCAGGTAGCTGTCCGCCAGATAGGCGCGCAGCTTGCGCATTGCCGGGTAGAGCGTGCCTTCGACCGCCGATATCAGCGCGGCGCGCGCCT
This genomic window from Qipengyuania sp. HL-TH1 contains:
- a CDS encoding DUF885 domain-containing protein — its product is MKHRVLQVASALAMAGAALAAPAAQACDRVAAAQSDSQRLRTLMADSDAAFLDRNPRAAFYRGDFSDAGSLGDFSPAVYETERAAAMCDIAALATIDRAALTASERIAYDTFRYSQERTLAATEPDVLKTILALPIDHFQGIQGSYPGLSAPDGVMPFAAVEDYADNVARHAAYAQMVDDVIARFDTGLEQGITLPRLTVELMIDQLDTQLGAPEGSNPYYAPLRQLPESFTEAQKGQARAALISAVEGTLYPAMRKLRAYLADSYLPQARTSIGATATPGGDAYYAYRIAEMTTLPLTAEEVHRLGLSEVARINEARQQAIAERGDRRPPVYKNKGSLQEAWYEVGRKVDAKIGPLFLRQPETELRIEPYEPYREQFFLAASYQPGKADGSRPGTFYFSGWNAAERELSPSVRLYMHEGNPGHHFQVMFAVEDESLPDLLRHGWFTAYGEGWALYAESLGYELGLYDDPVDRLQALEDGELKRAVRLVVDTGMHALGWTREQAVEYMVENGNPRDYSENEVARYIAMPGQALGYKIGELKIKELRARAETALGEDFDIRHFHEQVLDSGNIPLTVLEAKIDDWIAAGGK